The Fibrobacter sp. UWR3 nucleotide sequence CCCGCCCTTTCTTTTGTCCGCACCCCGGCCAAGCGAATCGGCCAGAACCGCTCCCGCGAGAGTGAACTCGTTCACTTTCAACACGGAGCGAAAAGATGACAAAGAGTTCCAAGAGCGGCAAGTTCACTTTTATTGACTTGTTTGCGGGAATTGGCGGAATGCGTATAGCATTTGAATCTGCAGGTGGAAAGTGCGTTTACACAAATGAATGGAATAAGTTTAGTCAAAAAACATACTTTGACAATTTTGGTGACATGCCCGACGGAGATATTACTAAGGTTGACGCGCAGACAATTCCCGATCATGACGTATTGGTAGCAGGCTTTCCGTGTCAACCATTTTCTATTGCTGGCGTTTCTAAGAAAAATAGTTTAGGAAGGGCAACAGGCTTCGAGGATAAAACTCAAGGAACTTTGTTCTTTGATGTTTGCCGTATTATTAAGGCGAAACGTCCGAAAGCGTTTATGCTTGAAAATGTCAAAAATCTTTGCAGCCACGATAAAGGCAATACGTTCAAAATAATCCAAGAATCATTAGATGAACTAGATTACGAGATTTTTTATAAAGTCTTAGACGGCCAGAACTTCGTTCCACAACATCGTGAACGTATTCTCATTGTCGGTTTTGATAGACAAAGGTTTAATACCCCAATAGATTTTAAATTTGATATAACCCCAGTAGAGCCGAAACCAACTATAAAAGACATTCTTGAAAAGAAACCTGATTCGAAATACACTCTTTCTGACAAATTGTGGAGTTATTTACAAGCGTATGCAGCAAAACACAAAGCTGCCGGAAATGGTTTCGGTTATGGAATAGCTCCGTTAAATGGTGTATCACGTACCTTAAGTGCAAGATACTATAAAGATGGCTCGGAAATTCTCATTGCACAACGAAATAAAAATCCAAGAAGATTGACACCGCGCGAATGTGCAAGATTGCAGGGCTTTCCGGATACTTTCAAAATAACCGTTTCCGATGGACAGGCGTATAAACAGTTTGGAAACTCAGTCGTTGTTCCTTTGATGGCTAGTGTCGCGAAACTGATTGCGGAGAGATTGAAATCAAATGCAAAATAACGCCTCTGACGCTATTAAGGTAGTTACTTTGGGACAAAGAACATTTTGTAAGTTCTTGTCGGCAAATGATACGGACCCCAAACAAAGCCATCAAGCGGGAATCTATATTCCGCAAAACAGTTTTTCTATTCTATTTGATTCTCCAGGAATAAAAGGAGACAATAAGGATAGATTTGTTTCTGTTTATTGGCATTATGAAGAAGAATACATCTCTGATGAAGTGCGCTTCATCTATTATGGGCGGAATACAAGAAACGAGTACAGAATCACGCATACACCGTTTTTTAAAACTGAATATACAGGAGCTCTATTTGTATTTACCCAATGTAACGAAGAAAATTATCAAGCCTTTATTTTAAATACAGATGACGAAATAAATCAATTCTTGGACGCATTCGGCCTCTCTCCGCATAAAACAAATTGCTTGATAGATGGTTGTAAGCCAACAAGCGACAACGATTTGATAAAGGCGTTTATCCAAGATATAGATGACAAGGGAATTGATTTTCCCGATTCAAAAAGAATGTCTGCTGCCGCAAGGGATATTTGTGATAAAACAATTTCTCCTCAAGCATTGATTTTGACAAACCCAGACAAAAAAATTTTAGACTGGACTGATATGGAATACAATATTTTCAAAGCGGTAGAGTATTCTCGCTATGGAAATATTGTTTCACAAGGTTTTCCATCGGTTGATGAATTTGTTGACATGGCAAACCAAGTCTTGAATCGAAGAAAAAGCCGAGCAGGAAAAAGTCTTGAGCATCATCTTGCCGCAATATTTGATGGAAACCATTTGCCATTTGAGGAACAGGTAGTGACCGAAGGAAATAAAAGGCCTGATTTCATATTTCCATCAAAAAAGGCATACCATGATTTGACATATCCAGCAAAAAAACTGATTTCTCTTGCGGCTAAAACAACTTGCAAAGATCGTTGGCGTCAGGTGCTCAATGAAGCGGACAGGTTGAAAGACGATTATAAATATCTATGTACTTTGCAACAAGGTATTTCTATTGCTCAGTTAGATGAAATGCAAGCCGAAAAAGTTAGGCTGATTGTTCCAAAACCGTATATAAAGACATATCCAGAAGAACGTCGTGATGATATTTGGTCTTTGGATAAGTTTATCGCATACGTGCGTGAAACAGTTACATAAATAATTTTGCGTTAGGGATAGTGACCCCTTGGGGCGGCGCTGTGGCGCCGTTGCAAGAGCGGCGCGGGCGTGCCGCAGGCGCGCACGGGGCGCCTTGCAATATAGCCCGACCGCACATATATGTGCGGGAACGCCCATATAATCCCTCCTGGAAGCTGTTATAATAGCCTTTTCTAAGCAGAAAAGGCTCAAAACTTGCGTTTTTGCCCCTAAAAAACTATATTAGGAGTATTACGGCATCAAGGAGCCCCTATGACAACGACAAAAAGCATTGATTCTTACAGATTGACGGACTTGGAAGAGCCGACCGATGAAATGCTTGCCCAAATTATGAGGGAAGCCGCCGAGGACGCTCGTAAAGCCAATGCCGACGCCACCAAACGTTTTTTCGATGAAATTGAAAAGGCAGCCGCGACCATCCGTTAATTGCAAGTCCTGGCGTGAAGAATCTTTGAAGAACCATAAAAGTCTTATTTTTGAGTCAGTTTTTTCTTCTGATGAAAAGGTCGACTTTGTTTGCCGTGCGAAACAGCAAGGTTATTTCATCCGTTTGTTTTTTATCGCGACCTCACACCCATCTATCAATGCCGCTAGAATTGCAAAGCGAGTGATACAGGGCGGTCATGACGTCCCGATTTCCAAGATTATTTCTAGATACCAGAAGTCCATTTTCAACTGCAAGAAGATAATTCCATCGGTGGATCGCCTTTATGTCTATGACAATTCGGTTGAAGACCATGACGCTTCGCTTTTGTTCAGATTGTCGGATGGAAAACTGGTTAAAAGCTACACAGACAACATTCCTCAATGGGCGATGACGATACTCTAATAGCGTCCACCGACTCACCACTTTTTCATACACCTCAGCGAAATAAAAAAGTCGTCCCTTGCAGGGCGACCTTTTACTTATCTCAAAACCACACGTTGCGTTTTTGCATTGCCGCATTTGACCATATACACACCGCGGCTTAAGCCTGCGTTTGTCATGGCGTTGCGGAGATCGCCGATATGTCCGGCTTGGAATTCGCCGATGAACGCGCCGAGCGGGCTAAATACTTTATATGTACTTTGAAGGTTTTGGGGCGCAGCATGCGTCCCGAAGGCAATTGCATCGGTAGAGTCTGAAGGCGGTTCAACCTTTGGCTCTTGCCACAGAATGAATTCGATGGTCGTTGCACTGCGGGCCGGAACGCTGAAACTGCACTTTGTATCGTCGACTTTGACTTCGGTTCCTTCTTTGAGGTTGTTATTGTCGTCGGTGACGTAGGGCTTGAAGTTTCCAATTCTCGTGTTTCCGAAGTCAAAGTCCGCCTTGAATTCATCGTTCTTGGAATTGAGAATGACGACTGCGATTTTCGTCTTGAGGGAATCGCGGTAGGCGGTTACCTTTACGTTTGCTTCCGGATTCTTGGTGGCGTCGATTCTCCAGGAGCCGGGTCGCGCGAAACGGCTGAAGTTCCCCATGACCCAGAGTCGCTTGGTAGGCTCCACATTGTCGGGGTTGCCTTGTCCTTGCGGCCAGAGGGCTCCGTTGCCGCAACTGGCTTCGCTGCAGGAATAAATCCACCAGAAATGCCAGGCGTTCATGTTCGCAATAGTCAGGGCGTCATGGATTACGCCTGCAACGCGGAGAGCACTTCCCATGCCCACGTCTTCCTTGTTACTTCCAAGATCATAGACTTCGGTTTCCCAGAATTCCTTGCCGGCTTCGTGGATTTCGGGATAAGCCGCCGGGTCTCCGCCGTATTCGTGCGTCCCAAAAATATCGGTGTATTTCAGGGCGGCGGGATTGTTGAAGAAGGCTTTTTTGTAATTGGGAAATCCGTACCAGTTGATGGCTTCGGTGCCAATGATTTTGATGCCCGTGGTATCGAGGGTGGGGCCAAGGTAGTCGCCGACCCAATGCGCCAATTCATCGGGTTCGTAGTGGTTGTCGCCGGTGCCGTCGGGCTCGTTTTGCGACGAAATTGCATATAGATTAACGCCAGCCTTCCGCATGTCTTGCGTAAACTTCAAGATGGTGTTGGCCCAGTCCTGAGCGTGATTGAAATCCAGGTGCTTTTTTTCACCGTCGTAATTTATGGTGTATCTAGATGTCCACGGGGCTGCCCAGACTTTGACGCCGTATTCACTCGCCTTTTTTGCGATACTCGTTTCAGATGTGGTGCCGTCCGGGGCGATACGGATGCGGTGCAGCGTAAGCCCGGCGCCACTGGTGGAGTCCCAAAGGAAGGCTGCATTCTTGTCGGTGATGGAACCGGCCCATGCCGAGGCAGCCCCAAAGCCGCTGATGCGCTGGTATTCCTTGCCGATATCTACGTTAATCGTTGCCGCACTGGCGAGGGTGCCCAAAAACGCGACAAAACCTGCAAAAAAGGGAAATCCCTTAATTGAAAACGACATAAAGCCTCCCATACGAACTTTACTTACTATAAAATAAGTTGAAAAATTCGCTTAATATAAGGCTTTATTCGAATTCGTTTTGATAAATTGACAACAGAATGATGTATTTATCCGCTAGAACTTCTCGAAGAACTCCCACGTAGCTTGTGGCACCCAGGACTGCTGCTGGCCGGGGTCCTTGTGGTCCCAGATGTGGCCGCCGCTCTGCGTGCACCAGCGAACGGGGAATCTTTCCTCGACGGTCGTGTAGTCGTAGCACTTGTGCGGGGCGTTGCGTTGGGCTTCTTCGGCGTGTTCGTTCTTCGCCTTGCCGCCTTCGGAGTTGAGCGTCAAGATGATGTCGCGCGCGTTCCGGCCCATTTCAGGGGTGCACATGCCGTCATCGAGGCCAAGCACGCCCATCCAGCCGATTCCCATTTTCTTGCGCTGCGGGAGCCAGATGTTGCGTTCCGCGGTTTCGTAAACGGCCACTGCGCGGAGCACGTCCTGGTGGTTCCACGAAAGGCCATTGCTGAACATGGCGCCGTAGCTGAATCCCGTGGAAAAAACGCGACTCGAATCGATACAGAAGTTGCCTTCGAGATATGCGAGGAGTTCGTCAAACAGGAGGTAATCATCTTGCCCCCAGGGTAGCTGGCTTCCATTGCCTTCGGGCGCAACGAAAATTGCGGTTTCGTTCTTGTCAATCCACTTGAGGCCGTGATAGCCCTCATCCTGCACGGCGCTTCCTGAACCGCCCATGCACTGCATTCCGAAAATGAGTTTGTACGGTTTGTTCTTGTCGTAACTTTTCGGCATGTCAATGCGCACGGTACGCACGCCCTTGCTCCACCTGAAATCGATGTAGGGCTTGTCGCCACGATACTTGTAATCAAGTCGCGTATCCTTGCCGCAGCCACGAGTGGGAACAGGGTCGTTCTTGAGGCCCCATCCGTATTCGTACTGCGGTTGCGGCGGAGCAGCTTTCTTGAGCGTAAGCGCAAGATTCGTATCGAGATTGTTGAGTTTTACATTGAGGGTATCGAAACCGTCGGCAACAATGCGCAGGTCATCCGAATGGCCCACCTTGAGAAGCGCCTTTGCTCCAGACTTCGCGCCGAATGCCGTATTGAAACTTCCATCGGCGACAAACTGGAACGTTTGCGAAGCGCTGCCTACGCGGACGCGCGCGAAGTACTTGCCCTGCGCTTTCACGGAAGACTTCATGTCAACCGTACCCGCGCCGTAGAGAGTTTCATTCAGCCGGCGGTTTCCGAACACGTCGAAAATCTGCACCTGTACCGGAGAATTTTGCCCCTGCGAAAACGATAGAACGCCATTGTTCACGGAGAGAAATCCGACCGAGGCCTTGTTCGCCAGAGCCAACGGTTCTTCGTCCTGGTGAATCGTGAATGCGCCCGAGGCATCTGTTTTCGCATTGAGGCCTTTTTGAACAAGCAAGACATCTGCGCCTCGGACAGCCTTGCCGCCATCGTCGCTCACCTTGCCTGTCAGGGTAAACGCATTCGCTGTCACGACAGACAACGCCATAATAACGCCAACGGACACACCGGTCCATAGAGCATGATTCATAAAACCACTCCTTTTTGATTATCTATTCCAGAAAATACTTTCAAAAAACACGCTCCGAAAGCATGTAAACTTTTTTCCGTTGACAACGCTGTCCACAAAGAGTTCTATCTTTCCCGCTATGATTATCAGGCAATACAGCGAAGCGGACCTTGCGGCAATGATCCGCATCTGGAACGAGGTGGTCGAAGACGGCATCGCCTTCCCGCAAGAGGACTTGCTCACACCCGAAAGCGGCAGGCAGTTCTTTGCCGCACAGACCTACTGCGCCGTCGCCGAAGAGGGCGGCAAGATTTTCGGCCTATATATTCTGCACCCGAATAACGTGGGACGTTGCGGTCACATTTCAAATGCGAGCTATGCGGTCGCTTCGGAATCCAGAGGCAAGCACATCGGCGAAAAGCTGGTGAAGGACTGTCTTGAACAAGCTAAAAAGCACGGTTTCGGAGTTTTGCAGTTCAATGCCGTCGTCGAAAGCAACACGCATGCGCGGCACCTGTACGAACGCCTCGGGTTTGTCCAGCTCGGAACCATCCCGAAAGGTTTCCGAATGAAGGACGGACATTACGAAAACATTTGCCCGTACTATCACGAACTGTAATTCTCTTCCGCAAAAAACAAGATTACTTTATTCGTCACACCCTGTCCTTGCGCGGCAGGGATTTTACGTTTTTTGGATATTATTCAATAAACGAAAAACATTATCCGTAAAGCCAGCGCAGTTTTCTTTCATTTTCCCGAGCAATTTCGCCGTTTTTTGCGAAATTTCGCGCATTTCTCTTTTTTGGCACGCTCTTTGCATAGAGGGGGTGAATTCCAAAATTCCTTGGAATCAAACAAGGACGAAAAAATGAAACTCGTTACGGCCTACATCCAACCCGAACGACTGAATCTCGTGAAGCAAGCGCTTTACGAAAACAACATTTTCAAGATGTCAGTTACCAACGTGCTCGGCTGCGGCCAGCAGAAGGGCTATAACCAGCGCTTCCGCGGCGTGGTGACCGAGGTGAATTTGCTCAAGAAGATTTGCCTCAAGATTGCGGTGAACGATGAATTCGTGCAGCCCTGCATCGACGCCATCATCAAGGGCGCGCGCTCCGGCGAAATCGGTGACGGAAAGATTTTCGTCACAAGCCTTGAACAGTGCATCCGCATCCGCACCGGAGAATCGGGCCCGGAGGCAATCGGTTAGACGAAAGAACGGCGCTTCGCGCCTACAGACGAAAGATCAATCAAAAGGATTTAAAGAATGAACGAAGTTACACAAGTCGTACCTGTCAGCGACGCAATCTTTATGACAGAAAACATCTGGATCATGATCAGCGCCATGCTGGTGTTCATCATGGGTCTTGGATTCGCCTGCGTTGAAGCGGGCCTCGTGCGCGCCAAGTGCGCTGCCAACGTCGCCTTCAAGAACATCGCAGTCCCCGCCATCGGTATCACGATGTACGCCCTGCTAGGCTTCGGCCTCATGTATCCGGGCACCTTCAACGGGATTCTCGGTTTCGCAGGCTTCGGCATTGGCGACTGGGCCAACCCGGCAAGCTTCACCTCTGCCTACAACGGCCACTTCACGCTGTTTGCCGACTGGCTTTTCCAGGCCATGTTCGCCGCCACAGCCGCGACAATCGTGTCCGGTGCCGTAGCCGAACGTGTGAAACTCAATTCCTTCCTCGTATTCACCATTGTCTACGTAGCTCTCGTCTACCCGATTGTGGGTAGCTGGACATGGGGCGGCGGCTGGCTTTCCACCATCGGCAAGGCCGGTTTCCACGACCTGGCGGGTTCTACCCTCGTGCACTCCGTGGGCGGCTGGGCGGCTCTCGCCGGCGTGATGATTCTCGGACCCCGTATCGGCAAGTACGTGAACGGCAAGGTGCACGCCATCCCGGCACACAACATTCCGCTTGCAACCATCGGTGTATTCATGCTGTGGTTCGGTTGGTGGGGATTCAACGCAGGTTCCGCACTCAGTGGCGACCCGAAGGCCACTAGTTGGATTCTCGTGACCACGAACCTCGCCGCCGTCGCAGGTATCATTACCGCAACGCTCACGAGCTGGATCGTCTCGAAGAAGCCCGACGCCACCATGGCTCTCAACGGATGCCTTGCCGGCCTCGTGGCAATCACTGCCGGTGCAGACGTGGTAACCCCGCTCTCTTCCTGGATTATCGGCGCCATCGCTGGCGTGCTCGTAGTCGGCGCAGTATTCATGTTCGACCGCCTGCACTTGGACGACCCGGTCGGCGCCCTCTCTGTTCACCTGGTGAACGGTGTGTGGGGCACGATTGCCGTGGGTATCTTTGACATGACGGGCGATTACAGCGTGCTCACGCAGCTCATCGGTGTTGCCGCCTACGCCCTACCCTGCTTCGCCGGCGCTAGCCTGAT carries:
- a CDS encoding P-II family nitrogen regulator, which encodes MKLVTAYIQPERLNLVKQALYENNIFKMSVTNVLGCGQQKGYNQRFRGVVTEVNLLKKICLKIAVNDEFVQPCIDAIIKGARSGEIGDGKIFVTSLEQCIRIRTGESGPEAIG
- a CDS encoding esterase, with the protein product MNHALWTGVSVGVIMALSVVTANAFTLTGKVSDDGGKAVRGADVLLVQKGLNAKTDASGAFTIHQDEEPLALANKASVGFLSVNNGVLSFSQGQNSPVQVQIFDVFGNRRLNETLYGAGTVDMKSSVKAQGKYFARVRVGSASQTFQFVADGSFNTAFGAKSGAKALLKVGHSDDLRIVADGFDTLNVKLNNLDTNLALTLKKAAPPQPQYEYGWGLKNDPVPTRGCGKDTRLDYKYRGDKPYIDFRWSKGVRTVRIDMPKSYDKNKPYKLIFGMQCMGGSGSAVQDEGYHGLKWIDKNETAIFVAPEGNGSQLPWGQDDYLLFDELLAYLEGNFCIDSSRVFSTGFSYGAMFSNGLSWNHQDVLRAVAVYETAERNIWLPQRKKMGIGWMGVLGLDDGMCTPEMGRNARDIILTLNSEGGKAKNEHAEEAQRNAPHKCYDYTTVEERFPVRWCTQSGGHIWDHKDPGQQQSWVPQATWEFFEKF
- the dcm gene encoding DNA (cytosine-5-)-methyltransferase produces the protein MTKSSKSGKFTFIDLFAGIGGMRIAFESAGGKCVYTNEWNKFSQKTYFDNFGDMPDGDITKVDAQTIPDHDVLVAGFPCQPFSIAGVSKKNSLGRATGFEDKTQGTLFFDVCRIIKAKRPKAFMLENVKNLCSHDKGNTFKIIQESLDELDYEIFYKVLDGQNFVPQHRERILIVGFDRQRFNTPIDFKFDITPVEPKPTIKDILEKKPDSKYTLSDKLWSYLQAYAAKHKAAGNGFGYGIAPLNGVSRTLSARYYKDGSEILIAQRNKNPRRLTPRECARLQGFPDTFKITVSDGQAYKQFGNSVVVPLMASVAKLIAERLKSNAK
- a CDS encoding glycoside hydrolase family 30 beta sandwich domain-containing protein, coding for MSFSIKGFPFFAGFVAFLGTLASAATINVDIGKEYQRISGFGAASAWAGSITDKNAAFLWDSTSGAGLTLHRIRIAPDGTTSETSIAKKASEYGVKVWAAPWTSRYTINYDGEKKHLDFNHAQDWANTILKFTQDMRKAGVNLYAISSQNEPDGTGDNHYEPDELAHWVGDYLGPTLDTTGIKIIGTEAINWYGFPNYKKAFFNNPAALKYTDIFGTHEYGGDPAAYPEIHEAGKEFWETEVYDLGSNKEDVGMGSALRVAGVIHDALTIANMNAWHFWWIYSCSEASCGNGALWPQGQGNPDNVEPTKRLWVMGNFSRFARPGSWRIDATKNPEANVKVTAYRDSLKTKIAVVILNSKNDEFKADFDFGNTRIGNFKPYVTDDNNNLKEGTEVKVDDTKCSFSVPARSATTIEFILWQEPKVEPPSDSTDAIAFGTHAAPQNLQSTYKVFSPLGAFIGEFQAGHIGDLRNAMTNAGLSRGVYMVKCGNAKTQRVVLR
- a CDS encoding ammonium transporter, which encodes MNEVTQVVPVSDAIFMTENIWIMISAMLVFIMGLGFACVEAGLVRAKCAANVAFKNIAVPAIGITMYALLGFGLMYPGTFNGILGFAGFGIGDWANPASFTSAYNGHFTLFADWLFQAMFAATAATIVSGAVAERVKLNSFLVFTIVYVALVYPIVGSWTWGGGWLSTIGKAGFHDLAGSTLVHSVGGWAALAGVMILGPRIGKYVNGKVHAIPAHNIPLATIGVFMLWFGWWGFNAGSALSGDPKATSWILVTTNLAAVAGIITATLTSWIVSKKPDATMALNGCLAGLVAITAGADVVTPLSSWIIGAIAGVLVVGAVFMFDRLHLDDPVGALSVHLVNGVWGTIAVGIFDMTGDYSVLTQLIGVAAYALPCFAGASLIFFVIKKTMGLRVTERQELRGLDQSEHGQESYSGFQIFSNM
- a CDS encoding type II restriction endonuclease, translated to MQNNASDAIKVVTLGQRTFCKFLSANDTDPKQSHQAGIYIPQNSFSILFDSPGIKGDNKDRFVSVYWHYEEEYISDEVRFIYYGRNTRNEYRITHTPFFKTEYTGALFVFTQCNEENYQAFILNTDDEINQFLDAFGLSPHKTNCLIDGCKPTSDNDLIKAFIQDIDDKGIDFPDSKRMSAAARDICDKTISPQALILTNPDKKILDWTDMEYNIFKAVEYSRYGNIVSQGFPSVDEFVDMANQVLNRRKSRAGKSLEHHLAAIFDGNHLPFEEQVVTEGNKRPDFIFPSKKAYHDLTYPAKKLISLAAKTTCKDRWRQVLNEADRLKDDYKYLCTLQQGISIAQLDEMQAEKVRLIVPKPYIKTYPEERRDDIWSLDKFIAYVRETVT
- a CDS encoding GNAT family N-acetyltransferase, whose amino-acid sequence is MIIRQYSEADLAAMIRIWNEVVEDGIAFPQEDLLTPESGRQFFAAQTYCAVAEEGGKIFGLYILHPNNVGRCGHISNASYAVASESRGKHIGEKLVKDCLEQAKKHGFGVLQFNAVVESNTHARHLYERLGFVQLGTIPKGFRMKDGHYENICPYYHEL